Proteins encoded by one window of Panicum virgatum strain AP13 chromosome 7N, P.virgatum_v5, whole genome shotgun sequence:
- the LOC120683196 gene encoding uncharacterized protein LOC120683196, whose translation MASTRLLVALCVVALFAVRSESHGLEDFTGGGSAEATPAMQTFFKPEAAALPEALDASMPAATTMAAKPEASAIPTTTTTTTAGAATGTTASTASAPARRSVSVAAGVACGVAAVAVVGIAAAVAYVVRGRRGAAVQLGSSP comes from the coding sequence ATGGCGTCCACGAGGTTGCTCGTCGCGCTCTGCGTGGTGGCGCTGTTCGCCGTGAGGTCCGAGTCCCACGGCCTGGAGGACTtcaccggcggcgggagcgcggAGGCGACGCCGGCGATGCAGACCTTCTTCAAGCCCGAGGCCGCGGCGCTCCCGGAGGCCCTGGACGCGTCCATGCCCGCGgccaccaccatggccgccaAGCCGGAGGCCTCGGCGATcccgaccaccaccaccaccaccacggccgGGGCCGCCACCGGCACCACCGCCAGCACGGCTTCGGCCCCGGCGCGCAGGTCCGTGTCCGTGGCCGCCGGCGTGGCCTGCGGCGTCGCGGCCGTGGCGGTGGTCGGCATCGCGGCCGCCGTGGCGTACGTGgtgcgcggccggcgcggcgcggcggtccAGCTCGGCTCCTCCCCGTGA
- the LOC120683923 gene encoding putative protein FAR1-RELATED SEQUENCE 10 has translation MPSLRSLRAPGVLIQHACLPPSGVEDGASLRVSPAILVDASSLRTPGGLQHPCLPPAGAEDGASLRAAAGTRLPPRCCRHPEAAGVPPLEHPTIARPLYPAPSPIPPGHQEGMPGLEYNLVISKVFDDEEQGYQFYNNYAKGKGFSVRRDYCEWDIGHNERTLRHFVCSCEGFRKEKELKRENKKRKPRNITRFGCPARLVIARDQNTGQWHVKDFICEHNHPMVEQDLACLLRSHRRIRDE, from the exons atGCCATCGCTTCGGTCCCTCCGCGCTCCCGGTGTCCTCATCCAGCACGCGTGCCTCCCTCCATCCGGCGTCGAGGACGGCGCCTCCCTCCGGGTTTCTCCGGCCATCCTCGTCGATGCTTCCTCCCTCCGAACCCCCGGCGGCCTCCAACACCCGTGCCTCCCTCCGGCCGGCGCCGAGGACGGCGCCTCCCTCCGCGCTGCTGCCGGCACGCGCCTCCCTCCGCGCTGCTGCCGGCATCCAGAAGCCGCCGGAGTACCGCCGCTTGAGCACCCGACGATCGCCCGCCCCCTGTACCCAGCACCGTCACCTATACCGCCGGGACACCAG GAGGGAATGCCGGGTCTTGAGTACAATCTAGTTATTAGTAAGGTGTTTGATGATGAAGAACAAGGATACCAGTTTTATAACAACTACGCTAAGGGGAAAGGATTTAGTGTTAGGAGAGACTACTGTGAGTGGGACATTGGCCACAATGAGAGGACTCTTCGGCATTTTGTTTGTAGTTGTGAGGGTTTCCGCAAAGAGAAGGAGCTGAAGAGGGAGAATAAGAAGCGGAAGCCGCGGAATATTACTCGTTTTGGATGCCCTGCTAGACTTGTGATTGCACGGGATCAGAACACAGGGCAGTGGCATGTGAAGGATTTCATCTGTGAACACAACCATCCGATGGTGGAACAAGATCTTGCTTGTCTTCTGCGCTCGCATAGAAGAATCAGAGATGAGTAG